The following are from one region of the Rhodothermales bacterium genome:
- a CDS encoding type II toxin-antitoxin system RelE/ParE family toxin: protein MSTLRWSTQARKDLEVLSDQYRDASPSFAERFEEQMLESTRRLQAFPRSGRMIPEAEDEELREVIYREYRIMYHFDETAQEVLILTILHSSRQFGGFE, encoded by the coding sequence ATGTCTACTTTACGATGGTCGACACAGGCCCGCAAGGATCTCGAAGTGCTGTCCGACCAGTATCGCGACGCCTCTCCTTCCTTTGCCGAGCGCTTTGAAGAGCAGATGCTTGAGTCTACGCGGAGGCTTCAGGCATTTCCTCGGTCGGGTCGTATGATTCCCGAGGCGGAAGATGAGGAACTCCGAGAGGTAATCTACAGAGAGTACCGGATAATGTACCACTTCGATGAAACGGCGCAAGAGGTATTGATCCTTACTATCCTACACTCATCGCGTCAGTTCGGCGGGTTTGAGTAG
- a CDS encoding type II toxin-antitoxin system HicB family antitoxin, translating to MLNYKGYAGHVEFDDEAGLFHGEVLDLKDVVTFQGTSVEDLQRAFRESIDDYLAYCSERGEEPDRPFSGRLMVRLSPELHRDVYVQAQREGKSLNQWIAEKLATAS from the coding sequence ATGTTGAACTACAAAGGATACGCAGGCCACGTCGAATTCGACGACGAGGCCGGACTGTTTCACGGAGAAGTGCTCGACCTCAAGGATGTCGTGACCTTCCAGGGCACGTCCGTTGAGGATCTACAGCGCGCCTTCCGCGAATCGATCGACGACTACCTGGCGTATTGCTCGGAACGAGGGGAAGAGCCTGACAGACCGTTTTCAGGGCGATTGATGGTGCGGCTGTCGCCCGAACTCCATCGCGACGTTTATGTGCAAGCACAGCGGGAAGGGAAGAGCCTGAATCAGTGGATCGCTGAAAAACTGGCGACGGCCAGCTGA
- a CDS encoding queuosine precursor transporter: MMQEAYVLSRAQKLYVVCAAVFITALVVAEATASKFFTAFDLPFTIRILGQQFTTVVMTAGVIAFPITFIVTDLMNEYFGRRGIAFVSLLGMVMIGFEFVLLQIAMGVPTAPNSPVTAEAFDMVFGATGRIIFGSLIAYFIGQLADITIFHYLRRATEGRHLWLRATGSTFGSQFLDTFIVLTVAFAGLLSFQEILAITLFNYSYKFIIAILITPVIYAIHWVMDLYLGRETAQALIDEAEGKERKSGFDMGI, from the coding sequence ATGATGCAGGAAGCTTACGTCTTGAGCCGTGCGCAGAAACTCTATGTGGTCTGCGCGGCGGTGTTTATCACCGCGCTGGTGGTGGCGGAAGCCACGGCCAGCAAGTTCTTTACGGCGTTCGACCTGCCTTTCACCATACGCATCCTTGGCCAGCAGTTCACGACGGTGGTGATGACGGCCGGCGTCATCGCGTTTCCGATCACGTTTATCGTGACGGACCTGATGAACGAGTACTTCGGCCGGCGCGGCATCGCGTTCGTGTCGCTCCTCGGGATGGTGATGATCGGGTTTGAGTTTGTGCTGCTTCAGATCGCCATGGGGGTCCCTACGGCGCCGAATTCGCCTGTCACCGCCGAAGCGTTTGACATGGTCTTCGGCGCCACGGGCCGCATCATCTTCGGCAGCCTGATCGCGTATTTCATCGGGCAGCTGGCTGATATCACCATCTTTCACTATCTGCGGCGGGCCACCGAAGGCCGGCACCTCTGGCTCCGCGCCACGGGGTCCACGTTCGGCTCACAGTTCCTCGATACGTTTATCGTCCTGACCGTGGCCTTCGCCGGCCTGCTGTCGTTTCAGGAAATCCTGGCGATCACGCTGTTTAACTACAGCTACAAGTTCATCATCGCCATCCTGATCACGCCGGTCATCTACGCGATTCACTGGGTGATGGACCTTTACCTCGGCAGGGAAACCGCGCAGGCGTTGATCGACGAGGCCGAGGGGAAGGAGCGGAAGTCGGGGTTTGATATGGGGATTTGA
- a CDS encoding ATP-binding protein encodes MDVAGSEVPRAPLQFSRLSLKIALLVATALLAALLGIHFLLAPFPFWLLAGLPLFMLAAAYGASYRLLAHRIQLARTTLKQVRNHRFENLEAAHLPRGDELNGLIWQVYRAGRVLEKEIQGMKQVENYRREFLGDVSHELKTPIFAIQGFAETLIAGALEDPRVNAAFVKKILNNALRLRNLTNDLSEISRIETGELQMVMSDFSLSDVVSEVVEGLEDIAKAKSVSLHTRISDALPRVRGDRERIRQVLINLVDNAIKYSNPNGLVELVCRPLPSGFVKISIVDNGIGIAPHHLPRLTERFYRVDKSRSRLQGGTGLGLAIVKHILVAHDTQMMVESKPDRGSTFGFMLKSASPAQQA; translated from the coding sequence GTGGATGTTGCTGGAAGCGAAGTGCCGCGGGCGCCGCTCCAGTTCAGTCGGTTATCCCTGAAAATCGCACTTCTTGTTGCCACCGCGTTGCTTGCCGCGTTGTTGGGTATCCACTTCCTCCTGGCCCCGTTTCCCTTCTGGCTGCTGGCCGGCCTGCCGCTCTTCATGCTCGCGGCGGCCTACGGTGCCTCCTATCGCCTGCTCGCGCATCGCATCCAGCTGGCACGGACCACCCTGAAACAGGTCCGTAACCACCGTTTCGAGAATCTCGAAGCCGCCCACCTGCCGCGGGGGGATGAACTCAATGGGCTGATCTGGCAGGTCTATCGGGCCGGTCGGGTGCTCGAGAAAGAAATCCAGGGGATGAAGCAGGTCGAGAACTACCGTCGCGAGTTTCTGGGGGATGTGTCCCACGAATTAAAAACGCCCATCTTCGCCATCCAGGGCTTCGCGGAAACGTTGATCGCCGGAGCGCTGGAAGACCCCCGCGTGAATGCCGCCTTCGTCAAGAAGATCTTGAACAATGCCCTGCGGCTGCGTAATCTCACGAACGACCTGTCCGAAATCTCGCGGATCGAAACTGGCGAGTTACAGATGGTGATGAGCGACTTTTCGCTGTCGGACGTCGTGAGCGAGGTGGTCGAGGGCCTGGAGGACATCGCGAAGGCGAAATCGGTGTCGCTCCATACGCGGATCTCCGATGCGCTTCCGCGGGTGCGCGGAGACCGCGAGCGCATCCGGCAGGTGCTGATCAACCTGGTGGACAATGCGATCAAATACAGCAATCCAAATGGGCTGGTGGAGCTGGTCTGCCGGCCGCTGCCTTCCGGGTTCGTCAAGATCTCCATCGTCGACAACGGCATCGGCATCGCGCCGCATCATCTGCCGCGGCTGACCGAACGGTTTTACCGGGTCGACAAAAGCCGGTCGCGCCTCCAGGGCGGCACCGGCCTGGGCCTCGCGATCGTCAAGCATATCCTCGTCGCCCACGACACCCAGATGATGGTCGAAAGCAAACCGGACAGGGGTTCGACCTTTGGCTTCATGCTCAAAAGCGCTTCCCCGGCTCAGCAGGCGTGA
- a CDS encoding response regulator transcription factor, with protein MPPRTPSEAARRRVLVVDDEEDLLDLLQYNLEKEGFEVLLANNGVDGIEVARKEEPDLIVLDIMMPGLDGIEVCRRLRSDAVLRDTPILMLTARTEESAQVQSLEIGADIYLPKPVSIPVLISQIKALMRTANRGETLPAILVLQDIEIDRDRYLVVQKTGKEPIEHRLPRKEFELLYFLASHPGKVFSRQDVLDKVWGHDVFVVDRTVDVHIRKIREKLGNDTIETVKGIGYKFKA; from the coding sequence ATGCCACCGCGGACACCATCTGAAGCCGCCCGTCGCCGCGTACTTGTCGTGGACGACGAAGAGGACTTGCTCGATCTCCTGCAGTACAACCTCGAAAAGGAGGGGTTTGAAGTACTGCTCGCCAACAACGGGGTAGATGGCATCGAAGTGGCCAGGAAGGAGGAGCCGGATCTGATCGTTCTGGACATCATGATGCCCGGGCTGGATGGCATCGAGGTCTGCCGGCGCCTTCGGAGCGACGCGGTCCTCCGCGACACGCCCATTCTCATGCTCACGGCTCGAACAGAGGAGTCGGCGCAAGTCCAGAGCCTCGAAATCGGGGCGGACATCTATCTGCCCAAGCCTGTTTCCATCCCGGTGCTCATCAGCCAGATCAAGGCGCTGATGCGCACGGCGAATCGGGGAGAGACCCTGCCGGCGATCCTGGTGCTTCAGGACATCGAGATCGACCGGGACCGCTACCTCGTGGTCCAGAAAACGGGGAAAGAGCCCATCGAGCACCGGCTGCCGCGTAAGGAGTTCGAGTTGCTCTATTTCCTGGCCTCGCATCCGGGCAAGGTGTTCTCGCGCCAGGACGTGCTCGACAAGGTGTGGGGCCACGATGTATTCGTGGTCGACCGAACCGTTGATGTACACATTCGTAAAATCCGCGAAAAACTGGGCAACGACACGATCGAAACGGTAAAGGGGATTGGTTACAAATTCAAAGCCTGA